The Microscilla marina ATCC 23134 genome includes a window with the following:
- a CDS encoding response regulator, with the protein MSTKLTLALIEDNAIMRYMLESYLNEHFEVSEFNNGLAFFEWMEETGVPDIIVTDIKMPEMDGFELINLLKKSKLYQNIPVVMLSGLSDSNARIKCLQLGAEDYLTKPFNPAELLIKVQKIVKKNNSVNENFNPTLYQSK; encoded by the coding sequence ATGAGTACCAAGCTAACCCTGGCCCTTATAGAGGACAATGCTATCATGCGCTACATGCTAGAGTCCTACCTAAACGAACACTTCGAAGTTTCTGAGTTCAACAACGGACTTGCGTTTTTTGAATGGATGGAAGAAACGGGAGTACCAGATATAATTGTTACGGACATTAAGATGCCCGAAATGGATGGTTTTGAACTAATCAACCTCCTGAAAAAGAGCAAATTATATCAGAATATTCCTGTTGTAATGCTTTCAGGTTTGAGCGATAGTAACGCTCGGATCAAATGCCTGCAGTTAGGTGCGGAAGACTACCTCACCAAGCCTTTCAACCCTGCAGAATTACTCATCAAAGTTCAAAAAATCGTAAAAAAAAACAACTCAGTTAATGAAAACTTCAACCCTACTTTATATCAATCCAAATAA
- a CDS encoding FkbM family methyltransferase translates to MQQITKTYDKIQIYWWYFWEYLRYIDFRSISNALRYVISKKSNSTDRLIYSRMGVFLCRKDTTDFMYANYNYERKVKKFIQKNLSKYDTFLDVGACIGDYSIWLANNGYKCLTFEPVPTNFEVLQQNIKINHLTERIHSYPWGLGSKKEEVSFEVRPHNKGASKVIRNNHIPETSQTNNGQIQQFDSIINQLPLTYNDKVIVKLDVEGMESEVLKGASEFIKNCPHLMLIMETCISDQQALKQLLAQWGEFKYTKIDTHNFAAIKQV, encoded by the coding sequence ATGCAACAGATTACTAAAACTTATGACAAAATTCAGATTTACTGGTGGTATTTCTGGGAATATTTACGCTACATAGATTTCAGATCTATAAGCAATGCTCTAAGGTATGTAATATCAAAAAAAAGCAATTCAACCGATCGTCTCATTTATTCACGTATGGGGGTTTTTCTTTGCCGCAAAGACACCACTGATTTCATGTATGCCAACTATAACTATGAAAGAAAGGTGAAAAAATTTATCCAAAAAAACCTGAGTAAATACGATACTTTTTTGGATGTAGGTGCCTGCATTGGCGATTACTCTATTTGGTTGGCAAATAATGGGTACAAGTGTTTAACGTTTGAACCAGTTCCGACAAACTTTGAAGTGTTGCAACAAAATATTAAAATTAATCACCTCACTGAGCGTATTCACTCTTACCCCTGGGGGTTGGGCTCAAAAAAAGAAGAAGTAAGCTTTGAAGTAAGACCACATAACAAAGGAGCAAGCAAAGTTATTAGAAACAACCATATTCCCGAAACAAGTCAGACCAACAATGGGCAAATTCAACAGTTTGACTCTATTATAAATCAGTTGCCTCTGACATACAATGACAAAGTGATAGTAAAACTAGATGTAGAAGGAATGGAAAGTGAAGTGCTCAAAGGCGCCTCCGAGTTTATAAAAAACTGCCCCCACCTCATGCTTATCATGGAAACCTGTATTTCCGATCAACAAGCACTCAAACAACTGCTTGCGCAATGGGGAGAATTTAAATATACCAAGATTGACACACATAATTTTGCTGCTATCAAGCAAGTCTAA